AAAACACAAACAAAGGGTGATACTAAGCAAAGTTCAAAAGGATATTCGAATGAACTCAAACTAGCAATAGAGAAAAGGAAATATTAGTTGTTGCAATTATAACTCACTCACTCTAGGGAATCCAGCAATCAAGGATATGGGAACCCATCCTTGCTCATCCATGTTCTGCCGCAAATAAACATCTTTACACAAATTATTAGAGCTGAAAAAGCCAAAATAAAATGTTGTCACTTAAGCAAGCCTTGAATTATGTTAAAATAATCACTAAATTGTGAACCAGATATTTGCCTGAAATAGTAATCTATCTGATTCAACAAACTTGCACGCTGTGGATTGATTGCTGGGACAAAcattgcaggaggaattgacggatGAGGAACAAAGGGCACAACCCCGGGAGGTGGCTGAGTGGCAACATAAAAGATAGGAGAAGGCATATCTGAAGGCAAATCAAGAACATTGCCAATACAAATGAAACATACCAGCAGTAGAAcaaaaatacttcagattatccatTGATACCATGGAACTCACCAGGATATAGCATGGGGTTCCCAAAAGGTTGGACTTGCAGAGGAAGGCTGAGGAATGGGGCTGCCACAGGCGGCACAGGTAACCGGAGGTGGGGCCAGGCACCCTGTTGCTGAATGTGGACATCTCTGCCACCAGCATTCCTATGATATCCATCATAGCGCTTGCCAGAGTTGTTCTGGTGAGACCCAGCACCACCACCATTGTTCAACTTCCGATTGCGACCATAGCCTCTATGGTGATCGCCACTACCATGGGCCTGTGATCCCAACCCACCTCCCCTGGAACCATGGTCCCAATTGGTGGTGTTCTTGGTAGTTTGGTCCAGAGGTGAGAGTTCCATGGGAGCCTGCTTATCCAGGTTCCTCTTAGGCATAGGTCCTGAAGTCGGTGGTGGTGAGAGCAACGGCATCCCACCATCGGCGGATATACCACTGCTACCACCGCCACCGCTGCCGCTACGTTTCATTGATTTCTGGCGTTCAGGTGTCACATAGTTTAGGGTTGAAGTTGGACTTGGGTTTGGCTCAGGTGAAGAATTTGAAACAAGAAGCCCCTAGGTGACAATACAGAATCATAACCAAAGATTAACTAGAATAGCATTCAAGGTTTAAATCATTATATATAGATcttttcaatcaaaaagttatCGGATTCTTTTTTACCAAATCTGGCAATCTCACCGAGGGCACAGGGACTGGTCCATCTGAAAGGATTCTCAAAGCATCGGAAGGCTGAGATTTGGAAGCGGCCTTGGCGGATTCCGCGAGGGCGGGCCAGGAGGCGGCACCACCCATCACGGCAGCGCCCTTGTGGATCGAGCCATTGGGTGGCCTCTTCCAGACCGGTTTCTTCACTCCGGCGGTGGCTTCCGATGACGACGATGCAACCACGTCGTCCGGCGGCGGCTTCTGGGGGAATCGATCGGAGGACACGGCGGAGGGGATCACCGCGGCCGGCGGCGGGGGCGGCGTGAATGTTGGGGAAGGCGGGACGGTGGCAGAAGCCTCAGGATCACCGCCAACGACGTGAGTCCAGGGGTGGCGGGCGGCGCGTGGGGAAAGGGCGCCAGACGAGGGATCGGAGCCGAAGGAGGCCATGAGCTAGGGTTACCGCGATCGAGGTAGCTTCGGCGATCGGACTCAGGAGGGCAAGGAGACGGGATCGGGTCGTCTTCGTTCCAAAGATTCCACGGAGTACCCGAAGAAAGAGAGGGATTCTCCTTTGCACGGAGTCCTGCGTGCATCTCCCCTTCTCTGTTTGAGATCACATTATATAGGTGAGCGATTTCTTCGAAAAAGTCCCTGACATTTTATTGTTTTGCGTAAAACGTTCTCCTGTTGGGATTTTGTCGAACATTTGGTTTTTCCCTACTTTACCgttttagttatatatatatatttgactgCTTCATTTTCTCGCTCAAACAGTGGCCAATTGACGACCAGCTCACATAAATCCATTTAGTTTTGTACTGACTTTTTCGTTCCGTTCGAATTAatgaatataatatatcttactggaTTTgagatgtgatttttttttttttgcttgatttAGAGATAAAAGAAATCTACTTAACTTTCTCGTCCTTAGCCTTCACCttatttctcctttctttttttattcttgtcctcgttttttttctctctctctctctctctccttttgctaagcagaaatcatatttctcATGTAAGTATATGAGAAATTTtagttacatatatacatatatgtatatatatatacctccttGTGGTTGCTCCTTTGTTAAGATGTATAAAATAATGTAGAGTTTTGATGAATATAGTAATATTACAAATGTTCTTTGGTTGACTTGGGCAGTAAATTACTGTTTTATTAGTCCTTGAATATTATTTATTGATTTCAAAGTGAAAAAAAATTTGACTTGCACTATGCTAAtcacttttttttgttttataaaatataatataaaatgattaaaatggTATGTTATATTTGATGTCTAATGTAATTAAAACTGTaatgtatatttttttattaaagattatATCTTTGTCGTTGTTATTATGTTCTAATGATGTCATTGTTGAGACGATCCTCTTTCTAAAGAAGAGGATTGAACTCCAATGATCTCATTATAGGGATGATCATTATTGCATTTTAATGATCTCATTGTTATTGTTGAACTATAACAGGGATGATCTCATAGTGAAAAATTAATTTGTCCTCGTCCTGAAGCATTTTTTGGGTCATTGATGATATCGATAATCATACTTTAGGTAAAACATTAAGGTTATGTGAAAGTATAAGTGTCAGGTAGCTCGCATGATAATAATCAAAGCCTAGATTTGAATAATTCATTTCACTGGATGAAGATGATAAAAGTGGTGGTGTTTGAAAACGAATAGGATGAAGAAAGAATAAGAGGTTGAAGATGACATTGATCATGATATTTGTACTTAATTTGATGTCATTAGTGAGTGAATTATTTTAAGGGAGGATATGTATGATAATAATATTAAAGGAATGTTGATTGAATATAGTAGCCTAATATCATGATTCCTTATGTTGAAAATGATGAAGTTGCCTCAAAAGGATTTTTTTCATTTGTCATATATAAATCATACATAAggttttttaatgatattaatttataataagtAGTCTAATATTGATATTTAAGGATATCTAATCCAATGTGAACTTTCTACAGGTACTTCAAGATATGGAGAAATTTCAAAAAGATTGAAAGAGTattttatgcaaaaaaaaaattgagatcaaACATATTGTAACTAGAAGTTATAAGATAAAAATCTGATGTATAGTTTCTAGTTAAGAATGGTTGACAGTAGCTTGTGATGGAATTGAAAGTTTTAGAATGATAAAGTTTTCTAAAAAGTGCTATTGTAATTTACTAAGattaaataataatcataaagaaTACAGCACAACTTTCATTGTACAGCAAAGTAAAGATCAAGTCTTGGCCACCGTGATTATTGTGGATATTCGAAAAACAGTTAGAGTAATTGTAGCTTACATAAAAGCTTATTTTGCATGAGAGGTTATATTTAGCCAAGTTTATAGTGATCTTTTACTTGTTAGGCTAACAGCCCATAGGTTCAACCCATAGTAGGTTTTAACAGCCCACGGCTCATCTTCTCTCCTAATCTAACCCTAAATCAAATTAcggggtgtggtggctgtgatTTTTGAGGGAGAAAAACTATTGCAACGAGACAGATTTTGCAACAACTACGTGATTCtaaaaattaagagaaaatgGTAGAAAgtaggagaaagaaagggaagaaaacaaggacaacgtagagagactattctcaatcatctaagcaGTGTTCTCGTCTtaagttagatcagatctacagtagattcttgttgtgattacttggggagaatttgaaTATTGTgtacagtgacatgatccttgtatctcaattattctcttatgattgttactAGGGTTTTAGCCAAAAGatcgagatttgtatattcattattcttatagtggattatccctAGTTTGCCCTATGGATTTTATCCTTCACGTTGGAGAGGTttttcacataaatcttgatattttatttgattgtgattccatttaattccgctgcgtgttATAGTctgttagtatttgttcatatacaaaagtatatttctctttatatctcatCATTACGATCATAGATGTAATTCTATTTCTAACATAATTAAAGATTGAGGACTAAGAGACTCATGTTCAAATGGCAATGAaattgaaaatttattttcaatttttAGGCTTTTGAAGCATATCTTAAAAGTTTTAAGAGATATATGCAATCTCTTTTTTATATTGATATTGTGCTTTGATGATAGCAACAACTATTGATAGtactaataaattatttttaattatatttttatgtttgagattaaaagaaggaATTCATAGAAGTGGTTCATCCTTTAATTGTGAAAACCATTATAAGTGGTTGTAGCCTATGAATTCTTTCAATTACGAAGGAGATCTCTTACAAGCAAATTGTGATTATTACAtaatttatcattataaaaattttatgattgatATATGAGATCGAGATGGTACATAGCTAGCTAGGCTACTACTAAACCTAATACTTTATATAAGCTCGCTCGATGAATGCACGTAAaagttaagaaaaaaaatcatagtgaAAATTTCCTTCGATATTAGAACTTGAGAAGGAGAAATTGACAACGGTATACTTTCTTAGTCATCAATATACTATGCTCACAACAAATAAATTGAAAAATATGAATTCATTATTAAAAGATGATTGTAGCTTCCTTATTAGTTAAATGATTGAGATAGGAATAAGGAATATTGATGAATGGTTCTACATCCGTAATCAAATAATCAATGGAATAAAATCTACTTTAGAAACTAGGTAAGTCGAAGGAGAAAAGATAATACTATTAAGTTTTTCCTCATACTCATAATGAATTAGAAATACAAATATCATCTTAGACAATTATGGTAGATATAAAGAGAAAAAGTTGTTCATTCTGTAGTTTTGATACTTATGAAATTCATGCTGTCATGCCACTaccactattatatatatatacaagttaatccatatttattttctaaagaatattatataattaaaacTTATAAGAAGACCTACAATGATAAAAGTAAATAGTATTACTACAGTAGAAAGATTATCATGTTGCATTATATTTTAGAAGTATAATGCATATTAAAGAACAACAAAATGAAGGATTAAAAGAAAGTGTTCAATAAGCCAACAATACGAACATAATCATTGTACATGTAAATTTCCACCTGTATAAGAATGGGCAATCGTATATTTAtaaatttgattttatatttCAACTTATAATTTTGAAACactatattatcacaatatattttaaAACACTATATTTGCAGATAGGATTTTATATACAAAACATGTGTTATATTCATGCAAAAAACCTTATAAACAATAACTTGTAAACACTACTGTAACTGATGGTGCAATTATCTTCTCCAAAAACATTGTATGGGATTATTTATATGGTACTTTGCAATTATTGGTTGTAAAATAAACTTTAATTTGCCAGAATCATTAATTTGCCACAATTTGGGCCTTATAAGTGCTGAAATTACTGAAAAAGGTAAATTTAAAGCTTTAAAATAGAAACAATAGTTATTTAGGTTTTCACAAATTATTTTCAAGGTATCctaaaattttgataattttttaaattaatttcacccgagttacactatttttgaaCGAAGGTGCCTTATTTTTAAGCAAGCCCCAAAAATAAGATAACTTAGTGtcccaaaaatattttttattaaaatggtAAGAATCCTTCTATGATAATATAGAACTGATTTTGTGGCTAAATTTGATATGGAATCAACTAATTTGGTaaaacaagagaaaaattataaaattttatcctCTAAATTTACTGAACATAGGTCATTTAAAGcctaaaaattaaaaacaaattatTTAGGGTTTCACAAATAATTTCAAATGTGTCctaaaattttatcaaaatttcaaaataattacaTCTGAGTTACATTATTTTTTAACGAGGTTACGCTATTTTTGAATGGGACTCCAAAAGTAGTATAGTTATGTTTAAAAATAGTGTATTTGAGGtcccaatttttttttcaaaaattgagGAATGCTTCTATAATAATATATAAGTGGTTTTGTGGTCAAATTTTTATAGTTGCATCCTAATATGGCCAAATATTGGAAAAATTAGATAATGTCAACCAATTGTCTAAACATGGGTCATTTAAagggcaaaaagaaaaaaaaaagggggggggggggaagggggggggggggggggggggggagggaatgGTTCATTAGAGCTTCATTACACATTTCCAAAAGGGTCATGTACTTCAACAAAATTTGTCCATAAATGGAAAAAGGGAAAATTTTAGACTTTTAAGGACTGATTTATCTGAAAATAggtaatttataatcctaaaattaaaaaaatgccaATTTAGGGCTTTACAAGACATTTTCTAGTGCCCTAAAAatttgacatactcttgaaaCATTGAATCTGAGTTACATAATCTTTGAATAGGTCCCAAAAATAGTCTAATCTCATTCAAAACCAGTATAAATAAGGGTCCAAAAGTTATCTTTTTTGTCAATACTTAAGGATCGCTTCTCTAATAATATACAATTGAATTTGCAGTCAAATTTGATATAGTTTCATCCTAATTTGGTCGCAAATAAAAAATTTGGAATATTTCAATCACTTACGGTTGAATTTAATGAAAATAGATATTTTAACGTCTAAAAACAGAAAAAGTAGTCATTTTGGGCTTCATAAGTCATTGCCAAAGTTTTCTAAAAATTTCACATACTTTATACACAATTGGACTTGAGTTAGTTTGTCTTTGAATGAGATCATACTATTTTTTAATATGACTAAAAACTgtgttattaaaaaaaaaggtaacttagggtaaaaaaaaaattacttttgtCAAAAGGAATTTGTTATTAAATTTGATATTACTGCATCCTAATTTGACCATAAatggaaatttaaaatatttcagcCACTTAATAACTGAATTTACTAAAATATGTTATTCAAAGTTCAAAAATAGGAAAATTAGTTATTTATCTCTTCACAAGTGATGGAGAACCATCTAGATTTACAAAAGATTTCAGAAGAGTTTATTTAAGGTAAAGAAATAGCAAAAGGATTTCAGAAGAGTTTATTTAAGAgaaaaaattagcaaaaaattatcaattagttgataTAGAAACTTTGAGAATTGTGTGAAAAATTAAAGAGACTTTTATTTTTCTATGTGTCAACCTTTGGACTCTACTTTTGTATTAAGTATACTATTTTATTTCTTAattatgataaattttttatAGCTATTTATGTCTCATATAAATCATATTTTGGGtttctaaaagaaaaaagtttCTTGCAAAGTTACTCTTGAGAAT
This Musa acuminata AAA Group cultivar baxijiao chromosome BXJ1-2, Cavendish_Baxijiao_AAA, whole genome shotgun sequence DNA region includes the following protein-coding sequences:
- the LOC135595657 gene encoding la-related protein 1C-like isoform X2 — its product is MASFGSDPSSGALSPRAARHPWTHVVGGDPEASATVPPSPTFTPPPPPAAVIPSAVSSDRFPQKPPPDDVVASSSSEATAGVKKPVWKRPPNGSIHKGAAVMGGAASWPALAESAKAASKSQPSDALRILSDGPVPVPSGLLVSNSSPEPNPSPTSTLNYVTPERQKSMKRSGSGGGGSSGISADGGMPLLSPPPTSGPMPKRNLDKQAPMELSPLDQTTKNTTNWDHGSRGGGLGSQAHGSGDHHRGYGRNRKLNNGGGAGSHQNNSGKRYDGYHRNAGGRDVHIQQQGAWPHLRLPVPPVAAPFLSLPLQVQPFGNPMLYPDMPSPIFYVATQPPPGVVPFVPHPSIPPAMFVPAINPQRASLLNQIDYYFSSNNLCKDVYLRQNMDEQGWVPISLIAGFPRVSQAINKQHRLYTGDSAVIN
- the LOC135595657 gene encoding la-related protein 1C-like isoform X1, with the protein product MASFGSDPSSGALSPRAARHPWTHVVGGDPEASATVPPSPTFTPPPPPAAVIPSAVSSDRFPQKPPPDDVVASSSSEATAGVKKPVWKRPPNGSIHKGAAVMGGAASWPALAESAKAASKSQPSDALRILSDGPVPVPSGLLVSNSSPEPNPSPTSTLNYVTPERQKSMKRSGSGGGGSSGISADGGMPLLSPPPTSGPMPKRNLDKQAPMELSPLDQTTKNTTNWDHGSRGGGLGSQAHGSGDHHRGYGRNRKLNNGGGAGSHQNNSGKRYDGYHRNAGGRDVHIQQQGAWPHLRLPVPPVAAPFLSLPLQVQPFGNPMLYPDMPSPIFYVATQPPPGVVPFVPHPSIPPAMFVPAINPQRASLLNQIDYYFSSNNLCKDVYLRQNMDEQGWVPISLIAGFPRVRQLTNNIDFILETVRSSTEVEVQGEKIRKRNDWMNWVLPPSNNQFANISIQSPATMKSDNL